The Lacipirellula parvula genome window below encodes:
- a CDS encoding DUF3375 domain-containing protein — MRLGRLLTYFSTSPAIRLLHATNAPFIITFFEQVFKQASRITLPHSELFTALVAYQEELSETHPGVLSSRADSYLNDWCSAESRWLQRLLESGRDEPLYQLTPHSEDVLVFLDRALDKDLGFVGTESRLKLVIDTLSDLVIGSSDDPEVRLQHLRAEYARIASEIEQIEATGQVAKYQPGQIRERFATAVTLLRQLQGDFRAVEESFRRITVEVQQRQIAGSGSRGGILEFALDSEDFLKREDQGVSFYAFVSLILSPQQTAKLETVIRGVRQITELTQQHEGLETIRSMVTLLQREAEKVMRTNHRLSATLRRLLDDRTHADRQRIAHLLREIQGQAISLAGSPASTSVGLTLDLELTLESPLRRAFWTEPPKFEAVDLTSYQPDADARQHAFEQLAALHHINWRELRVRIRQALALEHAPTLHDLLAIHPLNGGVVEVIAYLQIAMDDGHQIDRRASETLILRPKTPHGRSLLITVPRITFLSTQRNGHAR; from the coding sequence ATGCGTCTTGGCAGGCTGCTCACTTACTTCTCGACGTCGCCTGCCATCCGACTGCTTCACGCAACAAATGCGCCTTTCATTATCACGTTCTTCGAACAGGTCTTTAAGCAGGCAAGCCGAATCACGCTTCCGCATTCTGAACTTTTCACGGCGCTTGTTGCTTATCAGGAGGAGCTGAGTGAGACGCATCCCGGAGTTCTTTCCAGCAGAGCTGACTCTTACCTGAATGATTGGTGCTCGGCCGAGTCGCGGTGGCTACAGCGCCTTCTTGAATCCGGACGCGATGAGCCGCTCTATCAACTAACTCCTCACAGCGAGGATGTGCTCGTCTTTCTAGACCGTGCGCTCGACAAGGATCTTGGGTTCGTCGGCACTGAATCGAGGTTGAAGCTGGTCATAGATACGCTTTCTGATCTTGTCATCGGCTCCTCTGACGATCCCGAAGTACGCCTACAACATCTTCGAGCAGAGTACGCGCGCATTGCTTCAGAGATCGAGCAGATTGAGGCAACGGGGCAGGTGGCCAAATACCAGCCTGGTCAGATTCGTGAACGCTTTGCAACGGCAGTGACGCTGTTACGACAACTCCAAGGAGATTTTCGAGCAGTTGAGGAATCTTTTCGTCGCATCACTGTCGAGGTCCAGCAACGGCAGATCGCTGGAAGCGGCTCGCGCGGCGGCATTCTCGAGTTCGCCCTCGATTCTGAAGATTTTCTAAAGCGGGAAGATCAGGGAGTTAGTTTTTACGCTTTTGTGAGTCTCATACTCTCGCCCCAGCAAACAGCGAAGTTGGAAACGGTTATCCGCGGAGTTCGCCAGATCACTGAACTTACCCAGCAGCATGAGGGATTAGAAACCATTCGCAGCATGGTCACGCTCCTACAACGCGAAGCGGAGAAGGTGATGCGAACCAACCATCGACTGTCGGCCACGCTCCGGCGACTTCTCGACGACCGCACGCACGCTGATCGCCAACGCATTGCTCATCTATTACGCGAAATTCAAGGACAAGCAATATCTCTCGCTGGATCTCCCGCATCCACTAGCGTTGGTCTGACGCTTGATCTGGAACTGACGCTTGAGTCACCCCTGCGTCGAGCATTCTGGACCGAGCCGCCGAAGTTCGAGGCGGTGGACCTAACCTCCTATCAACCGGACGCCGATGCCCGTCAGCACGCTTTTGAGCAATTGGCCGCCCTTCACCATATTAATTGGCGGGAATTGCGCGTCCGGATTCGACAGGCGCTCGCATTGGAACATGCGCCTACGCTGCATGACTTATTGGCAATCCATCCCCTCAATGGGGGCGTGGTCGAGGTAATTGCCTATCTGCAGATTGCGATGGACGACGGCCATCAGATTGATCGGCGGGCGAGTGAAACGTTGATTCTTCGTCCGAAGACTCCGCACGGCCGTTCATTGTTGATCACAGTTCCTAGAATTACCTTTCTTTCAACCCAGAGAAACGGCCATGCGCGGTGA
- a CDS encoding ATP-binding protein — MTLNSRLSFAPPSDRGYRLHKLEVLNWGTFDGQVFTVRPAGQSALLIGQNGSGKSTLVDALLTLLVRPGVRNFNVASGAKKRERDEKSYLRGAFDRGSDESGEGIEVKFLRPSGDQYAVILAWFSNADTGKSFSIAQILYLNGDQSVEKIYCLADGERSIQADFGELTSGDKILRSLRERGLKATRTFHEFEGWFARLTHVKPKAMEVFNQTVAVKDIQKLNDFIRDHMLEHMNWDEKVDRLLGHFAELSDAHESLVRVRQQRDLLNPIALAAIEYQEHAARLERAEGVLAAIDLYFSQKTVALFAPVVEACRQELVRTRAAKAELTSQLVASIERIRQLKNEIDHAGGDRLRQIPRLIEIEQLQSSSKRLAHDRFAASLITLGITQTIDSEIKFTTVAKRLPVLAAKISDEISEGAVDHAQAILKRGELRKSIAEVQQEFEGLQQRRDNVPQWCVAVRSSLCTQLGLIAKELPFAAELISIHETEREWEASIEKVLRGFALSMLVPERHYQVVAQHLDRSRLTHDGRGQRLVYLRVVHHDQESKGATSRPTSLLRKLVLRQGHPLVPWVAGELSHRFDYECCDGIETFRGYRGLALTIHRHVKSSHSRHEKDDREQALDPRNFVLGWDNREKKLRLAQEISRLTQEEVNAEQAVVAIENRLDDLRLRANATTEAMRLTAFAEIDYPLHALEIAALEKERQAIEGKSSRVKLLKGRLEKAELDDASLQERRDGAVARERELDNEIAGGEKLLAKAEADLRTQAASGDLERHAQWFSTIDAELMLPPLTSNDLFQRRDGFRASQDMTMIQLRKAIAPVLGRLVDAMSKYLRHSPESTNNLHASVEYLESFLGLKRTIEEDDLPRHERRFKDRLNQKVIEEIGLFRNALEQERRGIEDKIELLNVSLKKLPYRPGTHIQLEPRAIRDPEIVDFQRKLRECIEGSFEDSAEANESRFVRIQELVEQLRDDGNRRWRDKVTDVRRWFDFLAIVVDRDTLKTVSIYQDSSGQSGGEKAKLAFTILVAAIAFQYDLDPEHPVSDRFHFVVVDEMFSKVDDQYAEYALDLFKQFGLQLLIVAPLDAKARITQPYVGNYLHVVKQGNRSAIFEMTAREFEQSMLGEHDLGITSEFTEA; from the coding sequence ATGACACTCAATAGTCGACTATCGTTTGCGCCGCCCTCCGATCGGGGGTATCGACTGCATAAGCTCGAAGTACTCAACTGGGGGACCTTCGACGGTCAAGTATTCACCGTTCGCCCAGCGGGCCAGTCGGCTCTTCTAATCGGTCAAAACGGCTCGGGAAAATCGACGCTGGTCGATGCGCTGTTGACCCTTCTCGTCAGGCCGGGAGTCCGAAACTTCAACGTGGCGTCCGGCGCCAAGAAGCGAGAGCGCGACGAGAAAAGTTACCTGCGAGGCGCTTTTGATCGTGGCAGCGACGAAAGCGGCGAAGGGATTGAAGTCAAATTCCTACGCCCCAGCGGTGATCAGTACGCGGTGATCTTGGCGTGGTTTAGCAACGCTGACACTGGTAAGTCGTTCTCGATTGCTCAGATCCTTTATCTGAACGGCGATCAAAGCGTCGAGAAAATCTACTGTCTCGCTGATGGCGAGCGATCTATTCAGGCGGATTTCGGCGAACTGACTTCAGGCGACAAGATACTCAGATCGCTCCGCGAACGCGGGCTCAAAGCGACCCGCACATTTCATGAGTTTGAAGGTTGGTTCGCGAGACTGACCCATGTCAAACCGAAGGCGATGGAAGTCTTCAATCAGACGGTCGCGGTCAAGGATATTCAGAAGCTTAACGACTTCATCCGCGATCACATGCTTGAGCATATGAATTGGGATGAAAAAGTGGACCGCTTGTTAGGGCATTTTGCCGAATTGAGCGACGCCCACGAAAGTCTTGTCCGCGTTCGCCAACAGCGCGATCTCTTGAATCCGATCGCCTTGGCGGCGATCGAGTACCAGGAACATGCAGCTCGGCTTGAACGCGCCGAGGGCGTGCTCGCTGCGATTGATCTCTATTTTTCTCAGAAAACGGTCGCGCTGTTTGCGCCCGTCGTTGAAGCCTGCCGGCAGGAGTTAGTTCGCACTCGCGCCGCCAAGGCGGAGCTTACAAGTCAGCTTGTCGCGTCCATTGAGCGAATTCGTCAGCTAAAGAATGAGATTGACCACGCCGGGGGCGATCGTCTCAGACAAATCCCCCGTTTGATCGAAATCGAGCAACTTCAATCTTCTAGCAAACGGTTGGCCCATGACCGATTCGCCGCGTCTCTCATCACGTTAGGAATTACACAAACCATTGACAGCGAGATCAAATTCACCACCGTCGCCAAACGTCTGCCAGTTCTTGCCGCGAAGATTAGCGACGAGATTTCGGAGGGCGCTGTCGATCACGCGCAAGCAATTTTGAAACGGGGAGAGTTGCGGAAGTCGATAGCCGAGGTGCAGCAGGAATTCGAAGGCTTGCAACAAAGGCGGGACAACGTCCCCCAGTGGTGCGTGGCTGTGCGGTCATCTCTCTGCACACAACTTGGCTTGATTGCGAAAGAGCTTCCGTTTGCTGCGGAGTTGATCAGTATTCATGAGACCGAGCGTGAATGGGAAGCGTCCATCGAGAAGGTGCTTCGCGGCTTTGCACTGAGCATGCTGGTCCCGGAAAGGCACTACCAAGTCGTCGCTCAACATTTGGACAGGAGTCGCCTAACTCATGATGGCCGCGGGCAGCGACTCGTCTATCTTCGGGTTGTGCACCACGACCAGGAAAGCAAGGGAGCCACGTCTCGGCCTACATCCCTTCTGCGGAAGCTCGTGTTGCGACAGGGGCATCCGCTCGTACCCTGGGTCGCGGGCGAACTCTCCCATCGGTTCGACTACGAGTGCTGCGACGGCATCGAAACGTTTCGGGGGTATCGGGGCTTGGCGCTGACCATTCATCGTCACGTTAAGTCTAGCCATTCTCGCCACGAAAAAGACGATCGCGAACAGGCGTTGGACCCACGAAACTTCGTTCTCGGTTGGGACAATCGGGAGAAGAAATTGCGTCTCGCCCAGGAGATCAGCCGCCTGACGCAGGAGGAAGTCAACGCCGAGCAGGCCGTTGTCGCCATTGAGAATCGGTTGGACGATCTGCGCCTCCGCGCGAACGCAACGACCGAGGCCATGCGACTGACAGCTTTTGCCGAGATCGATTATCCACTGCACGCACTTGAAATTGCCGCATTGGAGAAGGAACGGCAAGCCATTGAAGGAAAGTCGTCGAGAGTCAAGCTTCTGAAGGGTCGGCTCGAAAAGGCCGAGCTGGACGATGCATCGCTGCAAGAACGCCGCGACGGCGCCGTCGCCCGTGAGCGCGAACTGGACAATGAGATCGCTGGGGGTGAGAAGCTTTTGGCGAAGGCCGAAGCCGACCTCAGAACCCAGGCTGCCAGTGGCGACCTCGAGAGGCATGCTCAATGGTTCTCGACGATTGATGCGGAGTTAATGCTGCCGCCGCTAACATCCAACGATCTGTTTCAGCGGAGAGATGGATTTCGAGCTTCGCAAGACATGACGATGATTCAGCTTCGCAAAGCCATCGCTCCGGTCTTGGGACGGCTCGTTGACGCCATGTCGAAATACCTCCGGCATAGCCCCGAGAGCACCAACAACCTGCATGCGTCGGTCGAGTATCTGGAAAGCTTTCTAGGACTTAAGCGAACAATCGAAGAAGACGATCTGCCGCGGCACGAACGGCGATTCAAGGATCGACTCAATCAGAAAGTCATTGAAGAGATTGGCTTGTTTCGCAACGCCCTTGAGCAGGAGCGGCGGGGAATCGAAGATAAAATCGAGTTGCTCAACGTATCGCTCAAGAAACTGCCGTATCGGCCGGGAACTCATATCCAGCTTGAACCGCGCGCGATACGAGACCCTGAGATCGTCGATTTTCAACGCAAACTACGGGAGTGCATTGAAGGCAGCTTCGAGGATTCCGCGGAGGCTAATGAGTCGCGCTTTGTGAGAATTCAGGAACTAGTCGAACAGCTACGGGATGACGGAAACCGACGCTGGCGGGACAAAGTGACCGATGTTAGGCGTTGGTTTGATTTCTTGGCGATCGTCGTGGATCGCGATACGCTCAAGACCGTTTCGATCTATCAGGATAGCAGCGGCCAGTCAGGGGGCGAAAAAGCCAAACTCGCGTTCACCATTCTGGTGGCTGCCATCGCGTTTCAGTACGACTTGGATCCCGAACATCCTGTCAGCGACCGCTTTCACTTTGTCGTCGTGGACGAAATGTTTTCCAAGGTCGACGACCAGTACGCGGAATATGCCTTAGACCTGTTCAAGCAGTTTGGGTTGCAATTGTTGATTGTGGCTCCCCTGGACGCCAAGGCGCGGATCACGCAACCTTATGTCGGGAACTATCTTCACGTCGTAAAGCAGGGAAACCGTTCGGCTATCTTTGAAATGACGGCCAGGGAATTCGAACAATCTATGCTTGGGGAGCATGATCTCGGCATCACAAGTGAGTTTACCGAGGCATGA
- a CDS encoding Wadjet anti-phage system protein JetD domain-containing protein codes for MIEPHEIRRKAEKLYSAFLVAWMADEEFFPRSVPSDRSLPESLTAAAASIQRLRDGSKAALGFGYTIDWKERNSRRHGRNFFPRSIYFESPDDLLRFIGKQKAFSAFTATVQKIRSRHPGLDRWIRANRRAVADAASGIDGLLETVDYFLAHPRPEMFARELPLSVDTKFIERNAGLLRAWLDILLPSSAIVADEEHFARRFGLKYAEPLVHIRFLDTSLPQAASIPSFECAIPLHTMARWEIEAKNVVIVENKTNLLTLPPLAGTLGIFGMGGGVTDLRYVGWLARRHLRYWGDVDVDGFRILSRLRSVFPHVQSFLMDDACLTEWALLIAAPGNGSKGEVLPNLTNSERRAYERCVLNNLRIEQERLPQSYVVDSIASVPEFHI; via the coding sequence ATGATTGAGCCCCATGAGATTCGCCGTAAGGCTGAAAAGTTGTACTCCGCGTTCCTCGTTGCCTGGATGGCCGATGAGGAATTCTTTCCTCGCAGCGTCCCCAGCGATCGGTCGCTTCCTGAGAGCCTAACAGCGGCGGCCGCATCGATCCAACGCCTGCGCGACGGGTCGAAGGCGGCGCTGGGTTTCGGATACACCATTGATTGGAAGGAACGCAATTCACGTCGGCACGGCCGGAACTTCTTTCCGCGCAGCATCTACTTTGAGTCACCCGACGATCTATTACGATTTATTGGCAAACAGAAGGCGTTCAGTGCGTTTACCGCGACCGTTCAGAAGATCCGTTCACGGCACCCAGGCCTAGATCGCTGGATCCGGGCAAATCGCCGAGCTGTCGCAGACGCGGCTAGCGGCATCGACGGACTGTTGGAGACGGTGGATTATTTCCTGGCTCATCCTCGCCCGGAGATGTTTGCTCGCGAGTTGCCACTGTCAGTCGACACCAAGTTCATTGAGCGAAATGCAGGACTGTTGCGAGCCTGGTTGGATATTCTTTTGCCGTCGTCGGCGATTGTGGCGGACGAGGAACATTTTGCTCGTCGCTTCGGCCTGAAGTACGCCGAGCCGTTGGTCCATATCCGCTTTCTTGATACATCGCTTCCCCAGGCGGCTTCAATTCCATCATTCGAATGCGCGATCCCCCTGCATACGATGGCGAGGTGGGAGATCGAGGCGAAAAATGTGGTGATCGTGGAGAACAAGACGAACTTGCTGACTCTCCCTCCTCTTGCAGGGACCCTCGGCATTTTCGGCATGGGAGGCGGCGTTACAGACCTGCGTTACGTCGGCTGGTTAGCTCGGCGACATCTGCGGTACTGGGGAGACGTGGACGTCGACGGCTTCCGCATCCTTTCGCGACTCAGATCCGTTTTCCCGCATGTGCAGAGCTTTCTAATGGACGACGCATGTCTCACGGAGTGGGCACTCCTAATCGCAGCACCCGGTAACGGCAGTAAGGGAGAGGTTTTACCGAACCTAACAAATTCCGAGCGACGTGCTTATGAACGTTGCGTCTTGAACAATCTACGTATTGAACAGGAAAGACTTCCGCAATCATATGTGGTTGATTCGATCGCTTCCGTACCTGAGTTCCACATCTAA
- a CDS encoding type I-MYXAN CRISPR-associated endonuclease Cas4/Cas1, producing MIRAADLGDEPPIRVMALHALLYCERLFYLEEVEEIRVADGNVYAGRRLHLERVSLDDETPEMRSYDVSSEAWGVVGKVDAVRKRDGVWIAYEHKKGRCRRGESNEPLAWPSDRIQAVAYAVLVEEQLGEPVKQARVRYHADNVTVLLDIDDAARNDLRTAIRRARVLRESTERPPVTENTRLCPKCSLAVVCLPEEERLALDHADELPPRLFPSSRERHTLHVTTAKTRVGRSGESLLVESETGKQKIPIEQIDSILIHGYGQLTTQALHLCAYRGVAVDWLTFGGRFMAGTSASPGRVQQRIRQYRALTNEALCLDLSRRTVHAKVESQLKYLLRASRTDGAVRQSIQEPIDRIRAALSKVDQAAGIDSLRGLEGIAAKDYFAALPRLLSSRIDPQLIPNGRSKHPPEDRFNALLSFGYGMLFALVHRTLLGVGLEPALGFFHQPRSAAPPLVMDVVEIFRVPLVDMPVVGSVNRNQWNPDSDFTIAGRQVWLSDDGRKKAIALFEERLTEMYRHPFTSQSMSYARIVELESRLLEKEWSNAPGLYARMRMR from the coding sequence ATGATTCGCGCCGCCGACTTGGGCGACGAGCCCCCCATTCGCGTGATGGCTCTCCACGCCTTGCTCTACTGCGAGCGGCTCTTCTATCTCGAAGAGGTCGAAGAGATCCGCGTCGCCGACGGCAACGTTTATGCTGGCCGTCGACTCCATCTCGAACGCGTCTCACTCGACGACGAGACGCCCGAGATGCGCTCGTACGACGTGAGCAGCGAAGCCTGGGGGGTCGTCGGCAAGGTCGACGCGGTTCGCAAGCGGGATGGCGTCTGGATTGCGTATGAACACAAGAAAGGTCGATGTCGCCGCGGCGAGAGCAATGAACCGCTGGCATGGCCCAGCGATCGCATTCAGGCCGTCGCCTACGCGGTGCTCGTCGAGGAGCAACTCGGCGAGCCAGTGAAACAGGCCCGTGTTCGTTATCATGCCGACAACGTTACCGTGTTGCTCGACATCGACGATGCGGCTCGTAATGACTTACGGACCGCCATTCGCCGGGCTCGCGTGTTGCGAGAATCAACAGAGCGACCGCCCGTTACTGAGAATACTCGTCTCTGCCCCAAATGCTCTCTGGCGGTGGTTTGTTTGCCGGAGGAAGAGCGATTGGCATTGGACCATGCCGACGAATTGCCGCCTCGGCTGTTTCCCTCCAGCCGAGAGCGACACACGTTGCACGTGACGACCGCCAAGACTCGGGTCGGCCGTAGCGGCGAGTCTCTTCTCGTGGAATCGGAAACTGGCAAGCAGAAAATTCCAATCGAGCAGATCGATTCGATCCTGATTCACGGTTATGGCCAACTAACGACGCAGGCCCTTCATCTGTGCGCCTACCGAGGCGTGGCCGTCGATTGGCTGACGTTCGGCGGCCGCTTCATGGCAGGGACTTCGGCGTCGCCGGGACGTGTCCAGCAGCGAATTCGCCAGTATCGCGCCCTCACGAATGAGGCGCTGTGCCTTGATTTGTCGCGAAGGACGGTTCACGCCAAAGTGGAATCGCAGTTAAAGTATCTGCTGCGCGCATCGCGAACTGACGGTGCCGTGCGGCAGTCGATTCAAGAGCCGATCGATCGCATCCGCGCTGCGTTGTCAAAGGTTGATCAGGCGGCCGGCATTGATTCCTTGCGAGGATTGGAAGGGATTGCCGCGAAGGATTACTTTGCTGCCCTGCCAAGACTGCTGTCGTCGCGGATTGATCCCCAACTGATTCCCAACGGCCGATCGAAACATCCGCCCGAAGATCGCTTTAATGCATTGCTCAGCTTCGGATATGGGATGTTGTTCGCTTTGGTGCATCGAACCTTGCTGGGTGTCGGGCTGGAGCCGGCCCTCGGTTTCTTCCATCAACCTCGCTCTGCGGCGCCTCCGCTCGTGATGGATGTCGTGGAAATATTTCGCGTCCCGCTCGTCGACATGCCGGTCGTCGGCAGCGTCAATCGCAATCAATGGAACCCGGACAGCGACTTTACCATCGCTGGACGACAAGTCTGGCTCTCGGACGATGGCCGGAAAAAGGCGATTGCATTATTTGAAGAGCGACTCACGGAGATGTATCGACATCCATTCACCAGCCAGTCGATGAGTTACGCCAGGATCGTGGAATTGGAATCGCGTCTGCTGGAAAAGGAATGGTCAAACGCCCCAGGGCTCTACGCTCGCATGCGAATGAGGTAG
- a CDS encoding matrixin family metalloprotease, with product MSASTIRSNNEGFRFCGVKESLLEEARRRQAAWRSKRRLRWYLADRLAGIPLNALTAAYAQAYANWQSVCGLVFEQTMTSSDADIVVLARRIDGSGGTLAEHELPMGDDRQLRGWYDVGESWTTTSPPGGKIDLVAVACHETGHGIGLSHTTVPGNLLNPYYDPAIRTPQQWDIAEARDRYGPPVEEPTPTAPSVPPGAILDQFSGLLEMPFGVYTATFTKTLL from the coding sequence ATGTCTGCTTCAACGATTCGTTCGAACAATGAAGGGTTTCGATTCTGTGGGGTTAAGGAATCGCTGCTTGAAGAAGCGCGGCGGCGACAGGCAGCCTGGAGGAGCAAGCGACGGCTGCGGTGGTACTTGGCCGATCGACTCGCGGGAATCCCGCTTAATGCATTAACTGCCGCCTATGCTCAGGCCTACGCGAACTGGCAATCTGTATGCGGGCTCGTGTTTGAGCAAACCATGACGTCTAGCGACGCTGACATCGTAGTTCTCGCACGGCGAATCGACGGGTCAGGAGGCACGCTGGCTGAGCACGAGTTGCCGATGGGCGACGATCGGCAGCTGCGAGGCTGGTACGACGTCGGCGAAAGCTGGACGACGACCAGTCCGCCTGGCGGCAAGATCGATCTAGTTGCGGTGGCTTGCCATGAAACAGGACATGGCATTGGGCTGAGCCACACAACCGTTCCGGGCAATCTACTTAATCCGTACTACGATCCGGCAATACGGACGCCGCAGCAGTGGGATATTGCGGAGGCTCGAGATCGCTACGGGCCGCCGGTCGAGGAACCCACACCTACCGCTCCCTCCGTACCGCCCGGCGCAATACTGGATCAGTTTTCAGGGCTACTTGAAATGCCGTTCGGAGTGTACACCGCCACCTTTACGAAAACGTTGCTCTAA
- a CDS encoding DUF4194 domain-containing protein codes for MRGELPEFREWSIAAVHLLRGVVEAEDGRAWNILLSHRSSVESYFARIGLLLVVDESEGFSYLRQFPEEQLPDGYEALPKLFHATRLSYGQTLLCVLLRDALRRFEEEEVLDERCVVDESELLEIWRTFSPQQVDDVKQIRELQTNLRKLEGMGFVRPFGQEPGSWEVRRILKARVNADELEHLYRQLSAVTGASAPDGAIAELD; via the coding sequence ATGCGCGGTGAACTCCCTGAATTCCGCGAATGGAGCATTGCCGCCGTCCATCTACTTCGCGGCGTTGTTGAGGCGGAAGACGGCCGCGCTTGGAATATTCTCCTCAGTCACCGCTCGTCGGTCGAAAGCTACTTCGCTCGTATCGGCCTCCTCCTTGTCGTCGACGAGTCGGAGGGATTCTCTTACTTACGGCAATTCCCAGAGGAGCAGCTGCCGGACGGCTACGAAGCATTACCTAAGCTGTTCCACGCCACACGGCTGAGCTACGGACAAACGCTGCTCTGCGTGCTGCTCAGGGATGCGTTGCGTCGCTTTGAGGAAGAGGAAGTGCTCGACGAGCGATGTGTCGTGGATGAATCGGAACTACTTGAAATCTGGAGGACCTTTTCCCCCCAGCAAGTCGACGACGTCAAGCAGATCCGCGAACTTCAGACCAATTTGCGCAAGCTTGAGGGAATGGGTTTTGTGCGGCCCTTCGGTCAGGAACCAGGGAGTTGGGAAGTACGCCGAATTCTTAAGGCCCGCGTGAATGCCGACGAGTTAGAGCATCTTTACCGTCAATTGTCGGCTGTTACCGGTGCGTCGGCTCCTGATGGCGCGATCGCCGAGCTCGATTGA
- the cas5 gene encoding type I-MYXAN CRISPR-associated protein Cas5/Cmx5/DevS produces MLGLYVTVPVACFRKGLAREYLETEPLPPPATCYGFLLSLVGETDRRRHIGARVAPVLISKPATSVVLRTVWRVKKTPLGSSGNTRPDYQQLLTGVELVIWLDSTEEADDGLEQRVRETLANPATISRFGGLSLGESTHLVDEVSLVTSPQTRLADRSGRAFLRAERGRLTLPVWVDHVGSAGTRYVTGDLVETSALTMPLLASMPTISPDY; encoded by the coding sequence ATGCTTGGCCTCTATGTGACCGTCCCAGTGGCCTGCTTCCGCAAGGGACTTGCTCGGGAGTATCTCGAAACGGAACCATTGCCGCCGCCAGCGACATGTTACGGATTTTTACTCTCTCTCGTAGGTGAAACGGACCGTCGTCGCCACATTGGCGCTCGCGTGGCGCCAGTGCTGATCAGCAAGCCAGCGACCAGCGTTGTTTTACGCACAGTCTGGCGAGTTAAGAAAACGCCGCTTGGTTCGTCGGGAAACACGCGCCCCGATTACCAGCAATTGTTGACGGGCGTCGAACTTGTGATCTGGCTCGATTCCACTGAAGAGGCCGACGATGGCCTAGAGCAGCGCGTACGCGAGACATTGGCCAACCCGGCGACGATATCCCGATTTGGAGGCCTTTCACTCGGTGAAAGCACTCATTTAGTCGATGAAGTGAGTCTAGTGACGTCCCCGCAAACCCGGCTTGCTGATCGGTCGGGCCGAGCCTTTCTGCGGGCCGAACGCGGCCGGCTGACGTTGCCGGTATGGGTCGACCACGTCGGCTCCGCCGGCACTCGGTACGTGACGGGCGATTTGGTCGAGACCTCGGCGCTCACCATGCCGCTTTTAGCGTCGATGCCGACAATTTCGCCCGATTATTGA
- the cas2 gene encoding CRISPR-associated endonuclease Cas2, whose amino-acid sequence MAEKSWHLITYDVRDPKRLRKVAKKLEGYGERLQYSVFRCRMDRLALEKLCWELAEIMAANDDLLVMPMCSRCAERVPLHSTGDQSAWAADPPTFRIV is encoded by the coding sequence ATGGCTGAGAAATCGTGGCATCTCATCACCTACGACGTTCGTGATCCGAAACGGCTTCGCAAGGTGGCCAAGAAGTTGGAAGGCTATGGAGAACGGCTACAATACAGTGTCTTCAGGTGCCGAATGGATCGGCTCGCACTGGAGAAGTTATGCTGGGAACTGGCCGAGATCATGGCTGCCAATGACGATTTGCTGGTGATGCCGATGTGCAGTCGATGTGCCGAAAGGGTTCCCTTGCATTCGACAGGCGACCAGTCTGCGTGGGCTGCAGATCCTCCTACATTCAGGATTGTTTAG